The following coding sequences lie in one Thermoanaerobaculia bacterium genomic window:
- a CDS encoding transglycosylase SLT domain-containing protein, producing MPVTLLRRTVYTLALLSAPVTAALFLQSPAASAAPAVTAAAEPGTSASTFSPDRPLAPSFIAAARAARTGGFAAASRALATQMAGAEPDAGRARVVLGLLAAENGRTDEAQRLLGKGPGPLALEDLRLFELAGVAAARGATSTARAALEELLRATPESPLRRASLLELAELAFAESKVGDALQFIGQGRSEPLSAAEREQFDSLAWKIGRATGDAVVQREAARRLLVDSPLAAARLEVAAALVEQPQGDWRAALSTPELLARAAALVRAEVPQGAITTLEAVALADRDLEWSLLRARALTALQRGGEALTELTLARAKMGAAAGGDPLARLELERAHAFSDLTAVRRGRPALPAAERATLRTEGLAALRRAAALPASPELKAEALRELYIELEAAGEIDATIELLHQLVKIAPNDTLGARSLWERGWREYQSGNWSGAVGYWSELRDLYPAISYARSAQYWSGRAFEKLGDRERSLATFAELTRADTADFYSRQASLRLSGAPPTAAPDRDAQREEWPTDSKIDRARWLSDLALDKLAAAELDRLAPTADGRAVDALRGLVLARAGAHRESLRELRKAFPRLATAHQETVPRAALELYYPRPYADQVLRLASEQSLPPSLVFGIVHQESGFDPSAKSRSGARGLMQLMPSTGKEVARRLGMSFSTQRLFEPEYSLRLGTTYFRQMLGIFDNRVELALAGYNGGPGRIGRLWREQQSTGEVDRFLEGLTIVESRNYVKRILVLAESYRSLYSDLS from the coding sequence TTGCCGGTGACGCTGCTCCGCCGCACCGTCTACACCCTGGCGCTCCTCTCGGCGCCCGTCACGGCAGCGCTTTTCCTGCAGTCGCCGGCCGCCTCCGCCGCACCGGCCGTCACGGCCGCCGCGGAGCCGGGAACATCCGCCAGCACCTTCTCCCCGGACCGGCCGCTGGCTCCGAGCTTCATCGCGGCGGCCCGTGCCGCCCGCACCGGCGGCTTCGCGGCCGCCTCCAGAGCCCTCGCGACGCAGATGGCCGGCGCCGAACCGGATGCCGGCCGCGCCCGCGTCGTCCTCGGCCTCCTGGCCGCGGAGAACGGGCGCACCGACGAGGCGCAACGCCTGCTCGGCAAGGGTCCGGGGCCGCTCGCGCTCGAGGACCTCCGCCTGTTCGAGCTCGCCGGGGTCGCTGCGGCGCGCGGCGCGACCTCGACGGCGCGGGCCGCGCTCGAGGAGCTGCTTCGCGCCACTCCCGAGTCGCCCCTGCGCCGCGCCAGCCTCCTCGAGCTCGCCGAGCTGGCCTTCGCCGAGTCGAAGGTCGGCGACGCCCTGCAGTTCATCGGGCAAGGCCGCAGCGAACCGCTTTCTGCCGCGGAACGCGAGCAGTTCGACAGCCTCGCCTGGAAGATCGGACGCGCGACCGGCGACGCCGTGGTCCAGCGTGAAGCCGCCCGCCGTCTGCTGGTCGACTCGCCGCTCGCCGCCGCCCGGCTGGAAGTCGCCGCCGCCCTGGTCGAGCAGCCCCAAGGCGACTGGCGGGCCGCTCTCTCGACGCCGGAGCTGCTGGCGCGGGCCGCCGCGCTCGTGCGGGCGGAGGTGCCCCAGGGCGCGATCACCACGCTCGAGGCCGTGGCGCTCGCCGACCGCGATCTCGAGTGGAGCCTGTTGCGGGCCCGGGCGCTCACCGCTCTGCAGCGCGGTGGCGAGGCGCTCACCGAGCTGACGCTGGCCCGGGCGAAGATGGGCGCGGCCGCCGGCGGCGACCCTCTGGCGCGTCTGGAGCTCGAGCGCGCCCACGCCTTCTCGGACTTGACCGCGGTGCGCCGCGGCCGGCCGGCCCTGCCGGCCGCCGAGCGCGCGACCCTGCGCACCGAAGGGCTTGCTGCGCTGCGCCGTGCCGCCGCCCTCCCGGCTTCCCCCGAGCTCAAGGCCGAGGCGCTACGCGAGCTCTACATCGAGCTCGAGGCCGCGGGCGAGATTGACGCGACCATCGAGCTGCTCCATCAGCTGGTGAAGATCGCGCCCAACGACACGCTCGGAGCGCGGTCGCTCTGGGAGCGCGGCTGGCGCGAGTACCAGTCCGGCAACTGGAGCGGCGCCGTCGGCTACTGGAGCGAGCTGCGCGACCTCTATCCGGCGATCTCCTACGCCAGAAGCGCCCAGTACTGGTCGGGGCGCGCCTTCGAGAAGCTCGGCGATCGCGAACGCTCGCTGGCGACCTTCGCCGAGCTGACGCGGGCCGACACCGCCGACTTCTACTCCCGGCAGGCGTCGCTTCGCCTGTCCGGCGCCCCGCCGACCGCCGCGCCCGATCGCGATGCCCAGCGGGAGGAGTGGCCCACCGACAGCAAGATCGACCGGGCGCGTTGGCTTTCCGACCTCGCGCTCGACAAGCTGGCCGCCGCCGAGCTCGATCGTCTCGCGCCGACGGCGGACGGCCGCGCCGTCGATGCGCTCAGGGGTCTTGTCCTCGCCCGCGCCGGAGCGCATCGTGAGAGCCTGCGTGAGCTGCGCAAGGCCTTTCCCCGGCTCGCCACGGCCCACCAGGAGACCGTGCCGCGCGCCGCCCTCGAGCTCTACTACCCCCGCCCCTACGCCGACCAGGTGCTGCGCCTGGCGAGCGAGCAGTCGTTGCCGCCGTCCCTGGTCTTCGGCATCGTTCACCAGGAGAGCGGCTTCGACCCGTCGGCGAAGAGCCGCTCCGGGGCGCGCGGCCTGATGCAGCTCATGCCGTCGACCGGCAAAGAGGTCGCGCGCCGGCTCGGAATGAGCTTCTCGACGCAGCGGCTCTTCGAGCCCGAGTACAGTTTGCGCCTCGGTACGACATACTTCCGTCAGATGCTGGGGATCTTCGACAACCGGGTGGAGCTCGCACTGGCCGGCTACAACGGCGGACCGGGCCGGATCGGACGCCTCTGGCGCGAACAGCAGTCCACGGGCGAGGTCGACCGCTTCCTCGAAGGCCTCACGATCGTCGAATCGCGCAACTACGTGAAACGAATTCTTGTCTTGGCAGAAAGTTACCGGAGCCTGTATTCCGATCTCAGCTGA
- a CDS encoding YggS family pyridoxal phosphate-dependent enzyme has protein sequence MDVASPAGRYAEIERRIQAACDRAGRSRASVRLVGASKRQPLEALAAAYACGLRSFGENRVQEAVAKAPLLPPDIEWHLLGPLQSNKVRKAVALFHVVHAIDRPAIAFELDQEAARQGRRLSGLIEVNLGAEESKHGFAVDDLAADLEVLAPLAVLEHLRIGGLMAIPPPGASAEDSRPHFRRLARLRDALAERPEWRARDFAGELSMGMSDDFEVAIEEGATHVRIGSALFGERQS, from the coding sequence TTGGACGTCGCCTCCCCCGCTGGCCGTTACGCCGAGATCGAGCGCCGGATCCAGGCCGCTTGCGATCGCGCCGGCCGGAGCCGCGCGAGCGTCCGGCTGGTCGGCGCCAGCAAGCGGCAACCGCTCGAGGCGCTCGCCGCCGCCTATGCCTGCGGCCTGCGCTCGTTCGGCGAGAACCGGGTGCAGGAGGCCGTAGCGAAGGCGCCGCTCCTGCCGCCCGACATCGAGTGGCACCTGCTCGGACCCCTGCAGTCGAACAAGGTCCGCAAGGCCGTGGCGCTCTTCCACGTCGTGCATGCGATCGACCGTCCCGCCATCGCTTTCGAGCTCGACCAGGAGGCCGCCCGGCAGGGCCGGAGGCTCTCCGGCCTGATCGAGGTCAACCTCGGCGCGGAGGAGTCCAAACACGGCTTCGCGGTCGACGACCTGGCCGCCGATCTCGAGGTGCTCGCGCCGCTCGCCGTGCTCGAGCACCTGAGGATCGGCGGCCTCATGGCCATCCCGCCCCCGGGAGCCTCCGCCGAGGACTCCCGGCCCCATTTCCGCCGCCTCGCCCGTCTGCGCGACGCGCTCGCAGAGCGCCCCGAGTGGCGCGCCCGCGACTTCGCCGGCGAGCTCTCGATGGGCATGAGCGACGATTTCGAGGTCGCCATCGAGGAGGGCGCCACCCATGTCCGGATCGGCAGTGCGCTCTTCGGCGAGCGCCAGTCCTAG
- a CDS encoding YggT family protein, translating into MNFAQGFGFSLLQLVFGVMDLYTWILIIRALLSWVSPDPRNPIVQILARLTEPVQRPLRKLVPPEKLGGLDLSPMLAILLILFIKNGILYSLGGQPRLL; encoded by the coding sequence ATGAACTTCGCGCAGGGTTTCGGTTTCAGTCTCTTGCAGCTCGTCTTCGGCGTGATGGATCTCTACACCTGGATCCTGATCATCCGGGCGCTCCTCTCGTGGGTCTCGCCCGACCCCAGGAACCCGATCGTCCAAATCCTCGCCCGGCTCACCGAACCTGTTCAAAGGCCACTGCGCAAGCTCGTGCCGCCGGAGAAACTGGGCGGGCTCGATCTCTCACCGATGCTCGCGATTCTGCTGATCCTGTTCATCAAGAACGGGATCCTCTACTCGCTCGGCGGGCAGCCGCGCCTGTTGTAG
- a CDS encoding DivIVA domain-containing protein, protein MQPLDIQKTRFALKMRGYDPVEVENFLALVAEDLTQRLGEIDRLERDNRSLRERVAHSEERERQLHDAILRGKKVSDEMISTSQREAQLLVREAEITAERMVGQAAERAAEVESRIGELRMRRKELQLKFKSTLELFSQILEAEMEDERTAATVHTLRRSKSGA, encoded by the coding sequence ATGCAGCCACTCGATATCCAGAAGACCCGCTTCGCACTCAAGATGCGCGGCTACGACCCGGTCGAAGTGGAGAACTTCCTCGCCCTCGTCGCCGAGGACCTGACCCAGCGCCTGGGTGAGATCGACCGGCTCGAGCGCGACAACCGCTCGTTGCGCGAGCGCGTCGCGCACTCGGAGGAGCGCGAGCGCCAGCTCCACGACGCCATCCTGCGCGGCAAGAAGGTCTCCGACGAGATGATCTCCACCTCGCAGCGCGAGGCGCAGCTCCTGGTGCGCGAAGCGGAGATCACCGCCGAGCGGATGGTCGGCCAGGCCGCCGAGCGCGCCGCCGAAGTCGAGAGCCGCATCGGCGAGCTCCGCATGCGCAGGAAGGAGCTGCAGCTCAAGTTCAAGAGCACGCTCGAGCTCTTCAGTCAGATTCTCGAGGCCGAGATGGAGGACGAGCGCACCGCCGCGACGGTCCACACCCTGCGCCGTTCGAAGAGCGGAGCGTGA
- a CDS encoding nucleotidyl transferase AbiEii/AbiGii toxin family protein translates to MARRRNGPGGDRRLRARARRAQALGPQPPLLEPGPSNPVVRTSPARGGALAARLNPSRLEALAPGTRNLLRGLSERPWSSDFYLAGSAALALYLGHRPVRDLDLMSPANRLAPQDRRDLLADLLALSPGARVETARDGYLSVWLPTPPSGPDAPSLEETSSDIALRLFYYPYPLVEPLGQQELAVASAVDLGLMKLGAIISRGSRRDFVDLHLLCRELPLAGLLERAAEKFGHVGDFALQAMKGLADTGAAAGEPMPGLAAELDWQEVEAWISTEVEAAGRELLPTP, encoded by the coding sequence CTGGCTCGCCGCCGCAATGGGCCGGGAGGAGATCGCCGCCTTCGTGCGCGAGCACGGCGGGCGCAAGCTCTCGGCCCGCAGCCGCCGCTTCTGGAGCCGGGCCCTTCGAATCCAGTCGTCCGCACCTCACCCGCTCGCGGAGGGGCTCTGGCCGCTCGCCTGAACCCCTCCCGACTCGAGGCGCTCGCCCCCGGGACCCGAAACCTCCTGCGGGGACTCAGCGAGCGTCCCTGGAGCTCCGACTTCTATCTCGCCGGTTCCGCCGCTCTGGCCCTCTACCTCGGACACCGGCCTGTGCGTGACCTCGACCTCATGTCGCCCGCCAACCGGCTGGCGCCCCAGGATCGCCGCGACCTGCTCGCCGACCTGCTGGCGCTTTCGCCCGGCGCGCGCGTCGAGACCGCCCGCGACGGCTACCTTTCCGTCTGGCTGCCGACCCCGCCGAGTGGCCCGGATGCGCCCTCCCTGGAAGAGACCTCTAGCGACATCGCCTTGCGTCTCTTCTACTACCCCTATCCGCTCGTCGAGCCGCTCGGGCAGCAGGAGCTCGCCGTCGCCTCGGCGGTCGATCTCGGCCTCATGAAGCTCGGCGCGATCATCAGCCGGGGCAGCCGGCGCGATTTCGTCGACCTGCATCTGCTCTGCCGCGAGCTGCCGCTCGCCGGGCTCCTCGAACGCGCCGCCGAGAAGTTCGGGCACGTCGGCGACTTCGCCCTGCAGGCGATGAAGGGGCTGGCCGACACCGGCGCCGCCGCCGGCGAGCCGATGCCGGGTCTCGCTGCGGAGCTCGACTGGCAGGAGGTCGAAGCCTGGATTTCGACCGAGGTCGAGGCCGCCGGCCGGGAGCTCCTGCCGACACCATGA